Genomic window (Pseudothauera hydrothermalis):
ATGGTTTCGGTGACTTCGTGCAAATCTGCTCGGCCGGCCAAGTCGCGTGTCAGCACATGGCAGATTACCCAAGTGCGCAGCTCACGCAGCGCCGGCTTGAGCCGGTCGGCGCAAACGCCGCGCTCGGCAAGGAACGTCTGCATGGCCTCGGCGTCGATCGGATGATCCAGGTGCGCGGCAAGCTGCGCACCCAGCCAGGGCCGGCTGTCGAGCATGCGGCGCAAAAAGCGTGACAGGTCGGCGGCGTGGCGGACGTCGTCGGGTAGGGCGGAAAGGTCACAGGACATGGGCGTTTCTGCCTCGTCATTGTTGGTAGAATCGTGCGCCGTGGCGCGGCGCGCCACGCGGGTCGGCGGATACGGCGACTGTTGCCGATTGTAGTTGCAGCCCCGCTTGTCGGACAGCGCCCAGGCTGTCCGCGCTGTTTGTCCAAGAGTCCGTATCGATGACCGTTCCCGCCGATCCGCTTGCCAGTGCCCCGCGCCAGGGGGGCGTCGTCTGCGCGCGCTCGCGGTGGGCAAAGCGTCTGCTATGTGCGCTGACCGTGGCCTATTTCGTAGTCGGCGGGCTGTTCTTGACCCTGCGCGAAGTCGTTACGCCGCGCATCGGTGAGTATCGCTTGGAGATCGCTCAGGCGTTGGCAGACGCGATCGGCTTGCCAGTTACCATCGACAGTTTGTCGGCCGAGTGGGCCGGCCTGCGGCCGCAGCTTCACATCGGCGGTTTGCTGATCAGCGACCCTGATGGTCACGCCGCCTTGCGTTTGGAGCGGGTCGAAGCGGTGCTGGCATGGTATTCGCTTCTGCGGCTGCAGCCGTATTTTTATCGCCTGGAAATTTTGTCCCCGCAGCTAGGTGTGCGCCGCGCGCCCGATGGCCGTCTGTTCGTGGCCGGTTTGCCGGTCGATGCTGCGGCGGCCGGGTCGGGCGGTTCGCTGGCCTGGCTGCTCGCGCAGCGGGAAATATCGGTACGCGATGCGTCGCTCGTTTGGCGCGACGATCTGCGCGGGGCGCCGGAACTGCGTCTGGAGAAGGTGTCGGTGCGGCTCGATCGGCGTGGCGCCCGCTACCGGTTTGGCCTGCTGGCCGAGCCGCCGGTCGAGTTGGCTTCCCGCTTGGATTTGCGCGGCGATCTGAGCGGCGCTGAGGCGCAGGATTGGAGCCGGTTGCGCGGGCAACTGTATCTGGCCCTCGATCGCGCCGAGCTGGGCGCTTGGCGACCTTGGATCGACTATCCGGTGCAAATCGTCGGCAGCGGCGGTTTGCGCGCCTGGATCGACTTGGAAGCCGATCATCGGCGCAGCCTCAGCGTTCGTCTTGCGCTCGACCGGGTACGCACTCGGCTGGCGCCCGATCTGCCCGAACTCGATCTGCACAGCCTGCGCGGGCAGGTGTCGCTACGGCGCTCGGCCGATGGCGCAAGCATACAGACTCGCTCGCTGACCTTGCGCACCGGAGACGGCGTGACCTTGGCGCCAGTGGATATCGACCTTTCGCTGCGCGGCCCGGAGGGCGACTGGCAGCATCCGGCGTCCGAAGGTGAGCTTCGCGTCAATCGGCTGGATTTCGCGGCCTTGGCGCGGCTATTGGCGCACTTGCCGCTGGACGACATGGTGCGTCGTCGTCTGGCGGCCTTCGATCCGCGCGGCCTGGCCAGTGCGGTGCGCATCGCTTGGCGGGGAGCACTGGCCGCGCCGCAGGGCTGGTCGATCAAGGCCGTGTTTCAAGATATCGGCCTGAGCGCACAAGATGCTCTGCCGGGGCTGGGCGGATTGTCCGGTGAGATCGACGGCAACGAACAGGCGGGACGCTTTCGTATTTCCGGCGAGCAGGCATGGATCGATCTTCCCGCGGTGTTTCCCGAGCCCCGTCTGGCGCTATCCAGTCTGCGCGCCGAAGGCGGCTGGTCGCGGCGCGATGGCGCGTTGGAGCTTGTCCTCGATCAGGCCTCGTTCAGCAATGCCGATGCCAGCGGTTGGGCCGCCGGGCGTTACCGGCCGGTGGCCGGCGGGCCGGGCATAATCGATCTTTCCGCGCGCTTGCAGCAGGCCGACGGTGCGGCGGTATGGCGTTACATGCCGCTGGCGGTCAATCAGGATACCCGCGACTGGCTACGCCGCAGCATCGTTGGCGGCACTGCGCCCGAGGCGCGCCTGCGGTTGCGCGGCAATCTTGCCGATTTTCCGTTCAGCCAGGGCGCCGACGGGCAGTTTCTGGTCACCACGAGGATTGCTGGCGCACGCCTGGAATACGCCCCCGGCTGGCCAGCGATCGACGCCATCGACGGTGAGCTGCGCTTCGAGGGCGATCGCATGGCGCTTACCGCCGAGCGCGGCAGTATCTTCGGCGTGCGTCTGTCCGAGGTCCACGCGACGATTCCCAGCTTGATGGCGCATGACGGTGAGATCATGACGCTGCGCGGCCGCGCGGTTGGGCCGACCGCCGATTTTCTGCGTTTTGTGTCCGAAAGTCCGGTGGCACAGCGCATCGGCCGGGTAACCGACGGTATGCGTGCCGAGGGCGTGGGTACCCTGGAACTTAGCTTGGTGATGCCTTTACGCCATGTGGCCGACACCACGGTCGAAGGGCAATACCGGTTTGCCGACAATCGCCTGTGGGTGGTACAGGGCTTGCCGCCCTTGCAGTCTGCCGCCGGACTGCTGCGTTTCACCGGCGACTCATTGACCATCCCGCAGGCCAAAGCGCGCGTGCTCGGCGGCCCGCTCACGCTGACCGCCCGTACCGACCGGGATGGCGTGGTCGGTTTCAAGGCCGCCGGTACTTTGGCGGTGTCCGCGCTGCGTGGCGAAATGGACTGGCCGGCGCTGAATCATCTGTCCGGTAGCGCGCCCTGGCGGGCGGAGATCGCGCTGCGCCGCGAAGGTGTCAGCGTGACGGTGCATTCCGATCTGCTGGGCATCGGCTCCAGCCTGCCGGAGCCGTTGAACAAGCCCGCCGACCAGGCTTGGCCGTTGCGTGTCGAATGGGCGGGCTTGGACGGCGGTGCGCGCCAACGTATCCGAGCCAGCGTGACCGACCGTTTCGAGCTGGCGCTGCTGCGTCTAAGCACACCGCTGGGCTGGGCGGTCGAGCGCGGCGGCCTGGGCGTGTTCCGGCCGCTGCCCAGCGCCGAGGATGGAGTGATGGTCGATGCGCGGCTCAAGACGCTGGACCTGGATGCCTGGCGCCGGGCGCTATACACACCCGTCGCGGATCCGGCTAGTGCTGCGCCGGCGCTGCCGCTGGCCGGTCTGCGGCTGGAAGCCGAACAGGTGCGCGCTTT
Coding sequences:
- a CDS encoding YhdP family protein, with protein sequence MTVPADPLASAPRQGGVVCARSRWAKRLLCALTVAYFVVGGLFLTLREVVTPRIGEYRLEIAQALADAIGLPVTIDSLSAEWAGLRPQLHIGGLLISDPDGHAALRLERVEAVLAWYSLLRLQPYFYRLEILSPQLGVRRAPDGRLFVAGLPVDAAAAGSGGSLAWLLAQREISVRDASLVWRDDLRGAPELRLEKVSVRLDRRGARYRFGLLAEPPVELASRLDLRGDLSGAEAQDWSRLRGQLYLALDRAELGAWRPWIDYPVQIVGSGGLRAWIDLEADHRRSLSVRLALDRVRTRLAPDLPELDLHSLRGQVSLRRSADGASIQTRSLTLRTGDGVTLAPVDIDLSLRGPEGDWQHPASEGELRVNRLDFAALARLLAHLPLDDMVRRRLAAFDPRGLASAVRIAWRGALAAPQGWSIKAVFQDIGLSAQDALPGLGGLSGEIDGNEQAGRFRISGEQAWIDLPAVFPEPRLALSSLRAEGGWSRRDGALELVLDQASFSNADASGWAAGRYRPVAGGPGIIDLSARLQQADGAAVWRYMPLAVNQDTRDWLRRSIVGGTAPEARLRLRGNLADFPFSQGADGQFLVTTRIAGARLEYAPGWPAIDAIDGELRFEGDRMALTAERGSIFGVRLSEVHATIPSLMAHDGEIMTLRGRAVGPTADFLRFVSESPVAQRIGRVTDGMRAEGVGTLELSLVMPLRHVADTTVEGQYRFADNRLWVVQGLPPLQSAAGLLRFTGDSLTIPQAKARVLGGPLTLTARTDRDGVVGFKAAGTLAVSALRGEMDWPALNHLSGSAPWRAEIALRREGVSVTVHSDLLGIGSSLPEPLNKPADQAWPLRVEWAGLDGGARQRIRASVTDRFELALLRLSTPLGWAVERGGLGVFRPLPSAEDGVMVDARLKTLDLDAWRRALYTPVADPASAAPALPLAGLRLEAEQVRAFGRKLNQVALRASAQSGNWRGQIASREASGQFEWFSGGEGALRARLERLRLTTDEHPTTSGQTEDEPLRRLPAVDLRVENFELGDKALGELEVSAVNRSGQWRLDTLALRNADARLSGSGLWRPGPSSHTALDFRLEASDVGGLLQRLGYPDAIREGEAVLTGKLGWQGAPVKVDYPSLAGSMQIDAAKGQFNKLEPGVGRLLGVLSLQALPRRVTLDFRDVFSEGFVFDRVSGSIDVRAGVMHTDDLLIRGPAARIAIRGEADLAAETQRLRVTVQPTLSESVAIGAAAGLINPVAGVVTYLAQKALNDPLEKLLAFDYAITGTWGEPMVEKLGSAVSSAPNPAPSDQPDAAAPRP